A genomic stretch from Burkholderia pyrrocinia includes:
- a CDS encoding penicillin-binding protein 1A: MQSTTPTSPPPAPEPKKRPWWQKVLLGFAAMCVALVVAGGLVLGYALVVAWPNMPSLDALTDYRPKVPLRIYTSDHVLIGEFGEERRDVVHFKDVPDSLKKAILAIEDARFYDHGGVDLTGIIRAGFVALTNGHASQGASTITMQVARNFFLSSEKTYTRKIYEMLLAYRIERALTKDQILEVYMNQIYLGQRAYGFASAARVYFGKDLKDITLAEAAMLAGLPKAPSAYNPVVNPKRAKVRQEYILQRMLELNFITREQYDEAVAQPLVVKGPGRDFSVHAEYVAEMVRQMMYAQYREETYTRGFNVVTTIDSADQQVAYTALRKGIMDYERRHGYRGPEGFIELPAGADDREQAIDDALLEHPDNGELIAAVVTAASPRQITVAFIDGSTATIEGDNLRFASGALSTNAQPNRRIRPGAIVRVVKNDAGKWSITQLPQVEGAFLSIIPQDGAIRSLVGGFDYNKNKFNHVTQAWRQPGSSFKPFIYSASLDKGLGPATVINDGPLYFSAAETGGQPWEPKNYGGGFEGPMSMRTALQRSRNLVSIRILNHIGTKYAQQYITRFGFDAERHPAYLPMALGAGQVTPLQMAGAYSVFANGGYRVNPYLIAEVTDPNGAIVARAQPLVAEQNAPRAIDARNAYVMNSLLQSVAQRGTGARTNVLKRTDLAGKTGTTNDSHDAWFAGYQHTLAAIAWIGYDNPRSLGDRETGGGLSLPVWIDYMGAALKGVPEFKPTVPDGVESLGSELYFTDFTPGHGFVSTVGVPQAPAAQNVDEAAPAPHVDEQEKQDIMNLFRGH, from the coding sequence ATGCAATCCACGACTCCTACGTCCCCGCCTCCCGCCCCGGAGCCGAAGAAGCGTCCCTGGTGGCAAAAAGTCCTGCTCGGCTTCGCCGCGATGTGCGTGGCCCTCGTCGTGGCCGGCGGCCTCGTGCTCGGCTACGCGCTCGTCGTCGCGTGGCCGAACATGCCGTCGCTCGACGCGCTGACCGACTATCGCCCGAAAGTGCCGCTGCGCATCTATACGTCCGATCACGTGCTGATCGGCGAATTCGGCGAAGAGCGCCGCGACGTCGTCCATTTCAAGGACGTGCCCGACTCGCTGAAGAAGGCGATCCTCGCGATCGAGGACGCACGCTTCTACGATCACGGCGGCGTCGACCTCACCGGCATCATCCGCGCCGGCTTCGTCGCGCTGACGAACGGCCATGCATCGCAGGGCGCGAGCACGATCACGATGCAGGTCGCGCGCAACTTCTTCCTGTCGAGCGAGAAGACCTACACGCGCAAGATCTACGAGATGCTGCTCGCGTACCGAATCGAGCGCGCGCTGACGAAGGATCAGATTCTCGAGGTCTACATGAATCAGATCTATCTCGGCCAGCGCGCGTACGGCTTCGCGAGCGCCGCGCGGGTCTATTTCGGCAAGGACCTGAAGGACATCACGCTCGCGGAGGCGGCGATGCTCGCGGGGCTGCCGAAGGCGCCGTCCGCGTATAACCCGGTCGTGAACCCGAAGCGCGCGAAGGTACGCCAGGAATACATCCTGCAGCGGATGCTCGAGCTGAACTTCATCACGCGCGAGCAGTACGACGAGGCCGTCGCGCAGCCGCTCGTCGTCAAGGGCCCGGGCCGCGATTTCAGCGTGCACGCCGAGTACGTCGCGGAAATGGTCAGACAGATGATGTACGCGCAGTACCGCGAGGAAACCTACACGCGCGGCTTCAACGTCGTCACGACGATCGATTCCGCGGACCAGCAGGTCGCGTACACCGCGCTGCGCAAGGGCATCATGGATTACGAGCGCCGGCACGGCTATCGCGGGCCGGAAGGCTTCATCGAGCTGCCGGCCGGTGCGGACGACCGCGAACAGGCGATCGACGACGCGCTGCTCGAGCACCCCGACAACGGCGAACTGATTGCCGCGGTCGTCACGGCCGCGAGCCCGCGCCAGATCACGGTCGCGTTCATCGACGGCAGCACGGCGACGATCGAAGGCGACAACCTGCGCTTCGCGTCGGGCGCGCTGTCGACCAACGCGCAGCCGAACCGCCGCATCCGCCCCGGTGCGATCGTCCGCGTCGTGAAGAACGACGCCGGCAAATGGTCGATCACGCAGTTGCCGCAGGTCGAAGGCGCGTTCCTGTCGATCATCCCGCAGGACGGCGCGATCCGCTCGCTCGTCGGCGGCTTCGACTACAACAAGAACAAGTTCAACCACGTCACGCAGGCGTGGCGGCAGCCGGGTTCGTCGTTCAAGCCGTTCATCTACTCGGCGTCGCTCGACAAGGGCCTCGGGCCGGCAACCGTGATCAACGACGGCCCGCTGTATTTCAGCGCCGCCGAAACGGGCGGCCAGCCGTGGGAGCCGAAGAACTACGGCGGCGGCTTCGAAGGCCCGATGTCGATGCGCACCGCGCTGCAGCGCTCGCGCAACCTCGTGTCGATCCGGATCCTGAACCACATCGGCACGAAGTACGCGCAGCAGTACATCACGCGCTTCGGCTTCGACGCCGAGCGCCATCCGGCCTACCTGCCGATGGCGCTCGGCGCGGGCCAGGTCACGCCGCTGCAGATGGCCGGTGCGTACTCGGTCTTCGCGAACGGCGGCTACCGCGTCAATCCGTACCTGATCGCCGAAGTCACCGATCCGAACGGCGCGATCGTCGCACGCGCGCAGCCGCTCGTCGCCGAGCAGAACGCGCCGCGCGCGATCGACGCGCGCAACGCATACGTGATGAACAGCCTGCTGCAGAGCGTCGCGCAGCGCGGCACGGGCGCGCGGACCAACGTCCTGAAGCGCACCGACCTCGCGGGCAAGACCGGCACGACGAACGATTCGCACGACGCGTGGTTCGCCGGCTACCAGCACACGCTCGCCGCGATCGCGTGGATCGGCTACGATAACCCGCGCAGCCTCGGCGATCGCGAAACCGGCGGTGGCCTGTCGCTGCCCGTCTGGATCGACTACATGGGCGCGGCGCTGAAGGGCGTGCCGGAGTTCAAGCCGACGGTGCCGGACGGCGTCGAGTCGCTCGGCAGCGAGCTGTACTTCACCGACTTCACGCCGGGGCACGGTTTCGTGTCGACGGTCGGTGTGCCGCAGGCGCCGGCCGCGCAGAACGTCGACGAAGCGGCGCCGGCGCCGCACGTCGACGAGCAGGAAAAGCAGGACATCATGAACCTGTTCCGCGGCCACTGA
- a CDS encoding competence protein ComA — protein MAGRWMARFAQGRHGATGIDVGADEVRVVALSRRARAVDVRVEGLEREPVGLAGGPEDARWAAVARSLAAAVSRLSAAGVRCEACGVMALCDEEIRTATLDLAGRDDVEDAARQAAERISGLAPDSLAFDWRQDDGAQSGEIEVAVAPLALLERRIDVAAQAGVDLTAVDGESAAALRALRYAAQFELDAHGPYAALWFSDSGVRAWRVDGALAAQVLALSGGVPEAFSDALRQRVLGAVRCVLVAGDERCIARFGTSVADIGDVLGVVAVPFDCTGWDGQPCPPAGMPGGPAFAVAFGLALRGVWE, from the coding sequence ATGGCGGGACGATGGATGGCGCGGTTCGCGCAGGGCAGGCACGGGGCGACGGGAATCGACGTCGGGGCGGACGAGGTGAGGGTGGTCGCACTGAGCCGGCGCGCCCGTGCTGTCGATGTGCGCGTCGAGGGGCTCGAGCGGGAGCCGGTCGGGTTGGCGGGCGGGCCGGAAGACGCGCGCTGGGCGGCGGTCGCGCGCTCGCTGGCGGCGGCCGTGTCGCGGCTGTCGGCGGCGGGTGTGCGGTGCGAGGCGTGCGGCGTGATGGCGCTGTGCGATGAAGAGATCCGCACCGCGACGCTCGACCTGGCCGGGCGTGACGACGTCGAGGATGCCGCGCGGCAGGCGGCCGAGCGCATTTCGGGGCTGGCGCCGGACAGCCTCGCGTTCGACTGGCGGCAGGATGACGGCGCGCAGTCTGGCGAGATCGAGGTCGCGGTGGCCCCGCTGGCGCTGCTCGAACGGCGGATCGACGTGGCCGCCCAGGCCGGTGTCGACCTGACGGCCGTCGACGGCGAGTCGGCGGCCGCGCTGCGCGCGTTGCGTTATGCGGCGCAGTTCGAGCTCGACGCGCATGGTCCCTATGCCGCGCTCTGGTTCAGCGACTCGGGCGTGCGAGCGTGGCGGGTCGACGGTGCGCTGGCCGCGCAGGTGCTCGCGCTGTCGGGCGGGGTGCCGGAGGCGTTCTCCGACGCATTGCGCCAGCGCGTGCTCGGGGCCGTGCGTTGCGTACTCGTGGCCGGGGACGAGCGGTGCATCGCCCGCTTCGGGACGTCCGTCGCCGATATCGGCGACGTACTCGGCGTAGTTGCGGTGCCGTTCGACTGCACGGGCTGGGATGGGCAGCCGTGCCCGCCCGCCGGCATGCCGGGCGGCCCGGCATTCGCCGTCGCGTTCGGGTTGGCGTTGCGCGGGGTGTGGGAATGA
- a CDS encoding fimbrial protein → MTGRMPARASGPAAVDRAGLGGFNLLPYRERLARALRRRRAAQCGTAILLGVLGAGLWTGAAAWLRWRADAERASVETRLRQLQPRVEVATRAAGAAAAAARRGARAAELAAPYRRVAALLATLAQVRDDAVRLDTLRTTPTGAELDARATSYRAAERWLAGMAREQRDWRIDIDALKPASDAPVASTGMPFRFSVQLRWRDAMSSRKAAGGGA, encoded by the coding sequence ATGACCGGTCGCATGCCGGCACGCGCGTCCGGGCCGGCTGCGGTCGATCGTGCGGGGCTCGGCGGTTTCAACCTGCTGCCGTACCGCGAGCGGCTGGCGCGGGCGTTGCGACGTCGCCGGGCCGCGCAGTGCGGGACGGCAATCCTGCTCGGCGTGCTCGGCGCCGGTCTGTGGACGGGCGCTGCCGCATGGCTGCGGTGGCGCGCGGACGCCGAGCGCGCAAGCGTGGAGACGCGGCTGCGGCAGTTGCAGCCGCGGGTGGAAGTTGCGACGCGCGCCGCCGGTGCAGCGGCCGCCGCCGCTCGGCGCGGCGCGCGGGCAGCCGAGCTCGCCGCGCCTTACCGGCGCGTCGCAGCGCTGCTGGCGACGCTGGCGCAGGTGCGAGACGACGCGGTTCGGCTCGACACGCTGCGCACGACACCGACGGGTGCCGAGCTCGATGCGCGCGCCACGAGTTACCGTGCGGCCGAGCGATGGCTCGCCGGGATGGCGCGCGAGCAGCGGGACTGGCGGATCGATATCGACGCGTTGAAGCCTGCTTCGGATGCACCGGTCGCGTCGACGGGGATGCCGTTCCGGTTCTCGGTCCAACTGCGCTGGCGCGATGCGATGTCGTCGCGGAAGGCGGCGGGAGGCGGCGCATGA
- a CDS encoding pilus assembly protein, producing the protein MMAIAHRPASRGEAWLRGMRRVSPEAAHAAGCIFAFATVLAGGIHLANAADWSGLAHSRTLLAEAQVREADAQRVLAVAGQRRNADPAPARDDRLSPAPEWGALMLELADLAASSGLRRVSIEPQQAGGAAPDGRRTVRIAADGGFRALLHVVGGLASFPVLAVPSALRVERGLQAARVEMSVDVFPALPAATGAGGTVSVPAAALDEDPFDTAGLSAADDQAARLAGTIRDARAGLALFDGGDGTFTAVAPGEALGAARVVRVEPAAVTLATADGAHRLVLDDGGRP; encoded by the coding sequence ATGATGGCGATCGCGCATCGGCCTGCGTCGCGCGGTGAAGCATGGCTGCGCGGCATGCGGCGCGTGTCGCCCGAGGCTGCCCATGCGGCCGGCTGCATATTCGCGTTCGCAACCGTGCTGGCAGGCGGGATTCATCTGGCGAATGCCGCCGACTGGAGCGGGCTCGCGCACAGTCGCACGTTGCTGGCAGAGGCGCAGGTGCGTGAGGCCGATGCACAGCGCGTGCTTGCGGTCGCCGGGCAGCGGCGCAACGCAGATCCGGCACCAGCGCGCGATGACCGCTTGTCGCCTGCGCCGGAATGGGGCGCGCTGATGCTCGAACTGGCCGATCTCGCAGCGTCGAGCGGGCTGCGTCGCGTATCGATCGAACCGCAGCAAGCCGGCGGCGCGGCGCCGGACGGCCGGCGCACGGTGCGTATCGCCGCGGATGGCGGTTTTCGCGCGTTGTTGCACGTGGTCGGCGGACTGGCGAGCTTCCCGGTGCTGGCGGTGCCGTCGGCGCTGCGTGTCGAGCGAGGATTGCAGGCGGCGCGCGTGGAAATGTCCGTCGACGTTTTTCCGGCGCTGCCGGCGGCAACTGGCGCTGGCGGCACGGTGTCGGTTCCGGCAGCGGCGCTCGACGAGGACCCGTTCGACACGGCTGGCTTGTCCGCAGCGGATGATCAGGCGGCCCGCCTGGCCGGCACGATTCGCGACGCGCGCGCCGGTCTCGCGCTGTTCGACGGCGGCGACGGCACGTTCACCGCCGTGGCGCCCGGCGAAGCGCTCGGGGCTGCGCGCGTGGTGCGCGTCGAGCCTGCGGCCGTGACGCTCGCGACGGCGGACGGGGCGCACCGGCTCGTCCTCGATGACGGAGGCCGGCCATGA
- a CDS encoding type IV pilus secretin PilQ, translating to MMKYGCRALAVVWAGLMAAGASASLPPLPAVWPAAVMDAQVPGLPPPGGLADGVDDAVSAEVGPQRFDHAAHAALQAETAAPAPRLEGPPIPLAPPARISDDASRQPGDADDTRRISLNLQGVGLAAAFDAFARFTGLNIVVGEQVRGTVTLRLNNVRWRDAFDTLLDTHGLAMSRRGNVIWVTPAAELAARERERFEMHARAADLEPLASRTFALHYPRAQDVQRLLAGATGQRLLSKRGAAAADPRTNLLFVTDLEPRIAQIAGLIDAIDRPSRQVRIEARIVEGEQGFSRNLGARVALRAQGRPPSGDGTTFTADARNALDLAARPLGGFEAATAGFTLFAAPLSRVLDIELSALEAQGRGQIVSRPRVVTADRVKAIVEQGSELPYQAKVGNGVSGVQFRRATLKLEVEPQITPDGRVVLDLDVTKDSVGEPTAAGPAIHTKHVQTRVEVEDGGTVAIGGIYEQLHRNDVTRVPLLGKIPILGALFRHRAQRDQRSELVVFITPTVVDARCDARGTAGADPDKTGPEAAGAGSTRQPLCQ from the coding sequence ATGATGAAGTATGGATGTCGGGCACTCGCCGTCGTCTGGGCCGGATTGATGGCGGCCGGGGCAAGTGCGTCATTGCCACCGCTGCCGGCCGTCTGGCCAGCAGCGGTGATGGATGCACAGGTGCCGGGCCTGCCGCCGCCCGGAGGCTTGGCCGATGGCGTGGATGATGCCGTGTCGGCGGAGGTCGGCCCGCAACGGTTCGATCACGCGGCTCACGCGGCGCTTCAGGCGGAAACCGCCGCTCCGGCTCCCCGGCTGGAGGGGCCGCCGATCCCGTTGGCGCCGCCGGCCCGGATCAGCGACGACGCGTCACGGCAACCGGGCGACGCGGACGACACGCGTCGAATCTCGCTGAATCTGCAGGGCGTCGGTCTCGCAGCTGCATTCGACGCGTTCGCCCGGTTCACGGGGCTCAATATCGTCGTCGGCGAGCAGGTGCGCGGCACCGTCACGTTACGTCTGAACAATGTTCGCTGGCGCGATGCATTCGACACGCTGCTCGACACGCACGGGCTCGCGATGTCGCGGCGCGGCAACGTGATATGGGTCACACCGGCGGCCGAACTGGCCGCGCGCGAACGCGAGCGCTTCGAGATGCACGCGCGGGCGGCCGATCTGGAGCCGCTCGCGAGCCGTACGTTCGCGCTGCACTACCCGCGCGCGCAGGACGTGCAACGGCTGCTGGCCGGCGCGACCGGCCAGCGCCTGCTGTCGAAGCGCGGCGCCGCGGCGGCCGATCCGCGCACGAACCTGCTGTTCGTCACCGATCTCGAACCGCGTATTGCACAGATCGCGGGCCTGATCGACGCGATCGACCGGCCGTCGCGGCAGGTCCGGATCGAGGCGCGCATCGTCGAGGGCGAACAGGGCTTCTCGCGCAACCTCGGCGCACGCGTCGCGCTGCGTGCGCAGGGGCGCCCGCCGTCGGGCGACGGCACCACGTTCACGGCGGATGCGCGCAACGCGCTCGACCTTGCCGCGCGGCCGCTCGGCGGCTTCGAGGCGGCAACCGCCGGCTTCACGCTGTTCGCCGCTCCGCTCAGCCGCGTACTCGACATCGAACTGAGCGCACTCGAAGCGCAAGGGCGGGGACAGATCGTTTCGCGTCCACGCGTGGTGACCGCCGATCGCGTCAAGGCCATCGTCGAGCAGGGTTCGGAGCTGCCGTACCAGGCGAAGGTCGGCAACGGCGTGAGCGGCGTGCAGTTCCGCCGCGCGACGCTCAAGCTCGAGGTCGAGCCGCAGATCACGCCCGACGGGCGCGTGGTGCTCGACCTGGACGTGACGAAGGACAGCGTCGGCGAGCCGACGGCGGCCGGCCCGGCGATCCATACGAAGCACGTGCAGACGCGCGTCGAGGTCGAGGACGGCGGGACGGTCGCGATCGGCGGGATCTACGAGCAGTTGCACCGGAACGATGTGACGCGGGTGCCGCTCTTGGGCAAAATACCGATTCTGGGCGCGCTTTTCCGGCACCGCGCGCAGCGCGACCAGCGCAGCGAACTGGTCGTCTTCATCACGCCGACCGTCGTCGATGCGCGCTGCGATGCGCGCGGCACGGCTGGCGCGGATCCCGACAAAACGGGGCCGGAAGCCGCCGGCGCAGGCTCGACAAGGCAGCCGCTTTGCCAGTAA
- the aroK gene encoding shikimate kinase AroK has translation MQARDPHANVFFVGLMGAGKTTVGRAVARRLDRTFFDSDHEIEARTGARIPVIFELEGEAGFRDRETQVIAELTQRENIVLATGGGAVLRPENRECLKSNGIVVYLRANPHDLWLRTRKDKNRPLLQTEDPKGRLEALYEVRDPLYRECADFVIETGRPSVNGLVNMVLMQLELAGVIAKPLQA, from the coding sequence TTGCAAGCGCGGGACCCACATGCAAACGTATTTTTCGTCGGCCTTATGGGAGCGGGTAAGACCACCGTGGGCCGTGCGGTCGCGCGTCGTCTCGACAGGACGTTCTTCGACTCCGACCACGAAATCGAGGCCCGCACGGGCGCGCGCATTCCGGTGATCTTCGAGCTGGAGGGCGAGGCCGGGTTTCGCGATCGCGAAACGCAGGTGATCGCCGAGCTCACGCAGCGCGAGAACATCGTGCTCGCGACGGGCGGCGGCGCGGTGCTGCGCCCGGAAAATCGCGAGTGCCTGAAAAGCAATGGCATCGTCGTCTATCTGCGTGCCAATCCGCACGATCTGTGGCTGCGCACGCGCAAGGACAAGAACCGCCCGCTGCTGCAGACCGAAGATCCGAAGGGGCGCCTCGAAGCGCTCTACGAAGTGCGCGACCCGCTGTACCGCGAATGCGCGGATTTCGTCATCGAGACCGGCCGTCCGTCGGTCAATGGTCTCGTCAACATGGTGCTGATGCAACTCGAACTGGCGGGCGTCATCGCCAAGCCGCTACAAGCATGA
- the aroB gene encoding 3-dehydroquinate synthase, producing the protein MITVNVDLGDRAYPIHIGAGLIGRAELFAPHIKGSSVTIVTNTTVDPLYGDTLRAALAPLGKQVSTVVLPDGEAYKNWETLNLIFDGLLTGRADRKTTLVALGGGVVGDMTGFAAACYMRGVPFIQVPTTLLSQVDSSVGGKTGINHPLGKNMIGAFYQPQAVIADIGALATLPDRELAAGVAEIIKTGAIADAEFFDWIEANVDALNRREPAALAHAVKRSCEIKASVVAADEREGGLRAILNFGHTFGHAIEAGLGYGEWLHGEAVGCGMVMAGDLSVRLGMLDEASRQRLDAVIAAAHLPTRGPALGDARYMDLMRVDKKAEAGAIKFILLKRFGDTLITQAPDEAVFATLAQTTR; encoded by the coding sequence ATGATTACTGTCAACGTCGATCTGGGCGACCGCGCCTATCCGATTCATATTGGCGCCGGCCTGATCGGCCGCGCGGAGTTGTTCGCGCCTCACATCAAGGGTTCGTCCGTCACGATCGTCACGAACACGACGGTCGATCCGCTTTACGGCGACACGCTGCGCGCGGCGCTCGCGCCGCTTGGCAAGCAGGTGTCGACGGTCGTGCTGCCGGACGGCGAGGCGTACAAGAACTGGGAAACGCTGAACCTGATCTTCGACGGCCTGCTGACCGGGCGCGCGGATCGCAAGACGACGCTCGTCGCGCTCGGCGGCGGCGTGGTCGGCGACATGACGGGCTTTGCCGCCGCGTGCTACATGCGCGGCGTGCCGTTCATCCAGGTGCCGACCACGCTGCTGTCGCAGGTCGATTCGTCGGTCGGCGGCAAGACGGGCATCAACCACCCGCTCGGCAAGAACATGATCGGCGCGTTCTATCAGCCGCAAGCCGTGATCGCGGACATCGGCGCGCTGGCGACGCTGCCCGACCGCGAACTGGCGGCCGGCGTCGCCGAGATCATCAAGACCGGCGCGATCGCCGATGCGGAATTCTTCGACTGGATCGAGGCGAACGTCGACGCGCTGAACCGTCGCGAGCCGGCAGCGCTCGCGCACGCCGTGAAGCGCTCGTGCGAGATCAAGGCGAGCGTGGTCGCGGCCGACGAGCGCGAAGGCGGCCTGCGCGCGATCCTGAACTTCGGCCACACGTTCGGCCATGCGATCGAGGCCGGGCTCGGCTACGGCGAGTGGCTGCACGGCGAGGCGGTCGGCTGCGGGATGGTGATGGCGGGCGACCTGTCGGTACGGCTCGGCATGCTCGACGAAGCGTCGCGGCAGCGGCTCGACGCGGTGATCGCGGCCGCGCACCTGCCGACCCGCGGGCCCGCGCTCGGCGATGCGCGCTATATGGATTTGATGCGCGTCGACAAGAAGGCTGAAGCCGGCGCGATCAAATTCATCCTGCTGAAGCGATTCGGCGATACGCTGATCACGCAGGCGCCGGACGAAGCCGTATTCGCTACACTGGCGCAGACAACCCGGTAA
- a CDS encoding deoxyguanosinetriphosphate triphosphohydrolase — MSETSSSTLPEAGRASAAPVAEPPTLAALEAHLAPYAAHASQSCGRRHPETPPAARTEFQRDRDRIVHSTAFRRLEYKTQVFVNHEGDLFRTRLTHSLEVAQIARSVARNLRLNEDLVEAISLAHDLGHTPFGHAGQDALNACMRDHGGFEHNLQSLAVVDELEEHYGAFDGLNLCFETREGILKHCSRENARKLGALGERFLQGRQPSLEAQLANIADEIAYNNHDVDDGLRSGLITIEQLAEVELWQRHYEAALAEFPHLEGRRLVHETVRRIINTLIVDLIDETTRNLARVAPASLDDVRAAPPLVSHSATVAAQAAALKRFLFKNLYRHYKVMRMASKAQRVVTGLFDAFIDDPRLLPPPYQSDDTAQQPRLVAHYIAGMTDRFALKEYQRLFVINDN; from the coding sequence GTGAGCGAGACATCCAGCAGCACACTGCCCGAAGCCGGCCGCGCATCCGCTGCGCCGGTGGCCGAGCCGCCGACGCTGGCGGCGCTGGAAGCCCATCTCGCTCCGTATGCCGCCCACGCGTCGCAATCGTGTGGCCGCCGCCATCCGGAAACGCCGCCGGCGGCGCGCACCGAATTCCAGCGCGACCGCGATCGCATCGTCCATTCGACCGCGTTTCGCCGGCTCGAATACAAGACGCAGGTCTTCGTCAATCACGAAGGCGACCTGTTCCGCACGCGCCTCACGCACAGCCTCGAAGTCGCGCAGATCGCGCGCTCGGTCGCGCGCAACCTGCGCCTGAACGAGGATCTCGTCGAGGCGATCTCGCTCGCGCACGATCTCGGCCATACGCCGTTCGGCCATGCCGGCCAGGACGCGTTGAATGCATGCATGCGTGACCACGGCGGCTTCGAGCACAACCTGCAGAGCCTTGCCGTCGTCGACGAGCTCGAGGAACATTACGGCGCGTTCGACGGGCTGAACCTGTGCTTCGAGACGCGCGAAGGCATTCTGAAGCACTGCTCGCGCGAGAACGCACGCAAGCTCGGCGCGCTCGGCGAGCGCTTCCTGCAGGGCCGGCAGCCGTCGCTCGAAGCGCAGCTCGCGAACATCGCGGACGAAATTGCCTACAACAATCACGACGTCGACGACGGCCTGCGTTCCGGCCTGATCACGATCGAGCAGCTCGCGGAAGTCGAGCTGTGGCAGCGCCACTACGAAGCGGCGCTCGCCGAATTCCCGCATCTCGAAGGCCGCCGCCTCGTGCACGAGACGGTACGCCGCATCATCAACACGCTGATCGTCGACCTGATCGACGAGACGACGCGCAATCTCGCGCGTGTCGCGCCCGCGTCGCTCGACGACGTGCGCGCCGCGCCGCCGCTCGTGTCGCACAGCGCGACGGTCGCCGCGCAGGCGGCCGCCCTCAAGCGTTTCCTCTTCAAGAACCTGTATCGCCACTACAAGGTGATGCGCATGGCGAGCAAGGCGCAGCGCGTCGTCACGGGGCTGTTCGACGCGTTCATCGACGATCCGCGTCTGCTGCCGCCGCCGTACCAGTCGGACGACACAGCGCAGCAGCCGCGTCTCGTCGCGCACTACATCGCCGGAATGACCGACCGCTTCGCGCTGAAGGAATATCAGCGCCTGTTCGTCATCAACGACAACTGA
- the ugpB gene encoding sn-glycerol-3-phosphate ABC transporter substrate-binding protein UgpB — MKKKPAGTMVRSIALGGALMFGVQHVAFAATEIQFWHAMEAALGERVNAIAEQFNASQSDYKIVPVFKGTYDQALAAGIAAYRSGNAPAILQVYEVGTATMMQAKKAVVPVYDVFKQAGVPLDEKAFVPTISSYYSDAKTGHLVSMPFNSSTPVLYYNKDAFKKAGLDPNQPPKTWDDVKADAEKLRKSGMACGFTTGWQGWIQLENYSAWHGLPFASRNNGFDGTDAALEFNKPQQIAHVAFLQQMAKDGTFTYAGRKDEASAKFYSGDCGILTTSSGALANVQKFAKFSYGTGMMPYDANVKGAPQNAIIGGASLWVLAGKDPATYKGVAKFLAYLASPAVAAKWHQDTGYLPVTTAAYDLTRQQGFYAKNPSAETAIKQMLNKPPLPYTKGLRLGNMPQIRTIVDEEFEQVWAQKKSPKDALDSAASRGDELLRRFEKSGG, encoded by the coding sequence ATGAAGAAGAAGCCTGCGGGGACCATGGTTCGTTCGATCGCGCTCGGCGGCGCGCTGATGTTCGGGGTGCAGCACGTGGCGTTCGCCGCGACGGAGATCCAGTTCTGGCATGCGATGGAGGCCGCGCTCGGCGAGCGGGTCAACGCGATTGCCGAGCAGTTCAACGCGTCGCAGAGCGACTACAAGATCGTGCCGGTCTTCAAGGGCACCTACGATCAGGCGCTTGCTGCCGGCATCGCCGCCTATCGCAGCGGCAACGCGCCGGCGATCCTCCAGGTCTATGAAGTCGGCACGGCCACGATGATGCAGGCGAAGAAGGCCGTCGTGCCCGTCTACGACGTGTTCAAGCAGGCCGGCGTGCCGCTCGACGAAAAGGCGTTCGTGCCGACCATCTCGAGCTATTACAGCGACGCGAAGACGGGCCATCTCGTGTCGATGCCGTTCAACAGCTCGACGCCGGTGCTGTACTACAACAAGGACGCGTTCAAGAAGGCCGGGCTCGACCCGAACCAGCCGCCGAAGACGTGGGACGACGTGAAGGCCGATGCCGAGAAGCTGCGCAAGTCGGGGATGGCGTGCGGCTTCACGACCGGCTGGCAGGGCTGGATCCAGCTCGAGAACTACAGCGCATGGCACGGGCTGCCGTTCGCGAGCCGCAACAACGGTTTCGACGGCACCGACGCGGCGCTCGAATTCAACAAGCCGCAGCAGATCGCGCACGTCGCGTTCCTGCAGCAGATGGCGAAGGACGGCACGTTCACGTACGCGGGCCGCAAGGATGAAGCATCGGCGAAGTTCTACAGCGGCGACTGCGGGATCCTGACGACGTCGTCGGGCGCGCTCGCGAACGTGCAGAAATTCGCGAAGTTCAGCTACGGCACGGGCATGATGCCGTACGACGCGAACGTGAAGGGCGCGCCGCAGAACGCGATCATCGGCGGCGCGAGCCTGTGGGTACTGGCCGGCAAGGATCCGGCGACCTACAAGGGCGTCGCGAAATTCCTCGCATACCTCGCATCGCCGGCCGTCGCCGCGAAGTGGCACCAGGACACGGGCTACCTGCCGGTCACGACCGCCGCGTACGACCTCACGCGCCAGCAGGGCTTCTACGCGAAGAACCCGAGCGCCGAAACCGCGATCAAGCAGATGCTGAACAAGCCGCCGCTGCCTTACACGAAGGGGCTGCGTCTGGGCAACATGCCGCAGATCCGCACGATCGTCGACGAGGAGTTCGAGCAGGTCTGGGCGCAGAAGAAGTCGCCGAAGGACGCGCTCGATTCGGCGGCCTCGCGCGGCGACGAACTGCTGCGCCGCTTCGAGAAGTCGGGCGGCTGA